The genomic region GGTTTGCCCCCAGCCGTGCAGGGCATCGTGGATAACCCGGCTCTCGGGTTCCAGGAGCTCGAGGAGAGGGTGAAACGTGTGGTGTTCCACGCAAGGCTCTGGGACACGACAgaggctgctcccaggaggGAAAAATACTGGTGAGTCCTCAGCTGAAGGGGAAGTTTTAAACACCACAAAGAAAATTCATACAGAACCCTTTTGTGGAAAGAAGGTCTGCTGTGCAAGACCAGATTGTCAAACCAAAAGAAGCAACAAccaaagcagcaaataaaaccCAATTAATTGACAGTATGAATATTGACAGTAGCACTGACATAAACACTATGCTAGATCAAACCTTCTTTTAGGCCAATGTCTCTGTTTCAACTCAAGATCTACTTCTAGCTGATGCAGAgtatcaattttaaaaataattgttagCATTACCTCTGCCAACTTGAAACAGGTCTGGTGTGTATGATGCCAATCTGCAATCTCTGTTAACTGTTTGGGAGTGTTATGCCATTATATGTTGTACATACAGTAATTTTACAGCATTTGTGCCCCAGAAGCATCTGCCTGCCATTATGATCTCATCTTTATGtgagtgtttcttttcttgttttacaGCCCAGTGCTGTTTGAAAACCTCATACATATATGCAGGTTAATGTCTGGGAAGTACCCTTCTCTGAGTAAAAGGATGTTGGCTAGAAACTGCAGGATAGCAGCAACATGGGAAAGAGGTCAGTTGCTGCTGTGGTGGAAGCATTTAGCTCTGTAAGGTAAAGAGGGGTAGTCAAAGCTCCTGGCTTTAGGGCTGAGCACTTGGAGAAAATTAAACAATTTCTGGAACCAGGTAATACTTTCTGGTTTAAATAGTGCTGTTGGCATGGGCAGCCTTGGATGATGGCAGAATGCTGTCTCTGAGGAGATTATCAGGTGTTGATCAATACTGACAAGATGGTGGGAGAAGGGAAGCGGTATCTTAGGCCtgattgtttattttcttgtgtcCTCAGTCAGTGCTGTTGTTTTTCTAAGGATGTTTAGTTAAGAACTTAACCCTAGCAATTAGCATTGGCATTTTAGAAGAAGAACCTACAGCTGAGCTGCTATTTAAGATGGGTTTGGAGTTGGAGGGAGTGAGCCTTGCAGAACAGACTGGCAAAAGTAAATGTACATCTTTCCCTGATGTTGTTTCGCCACTGTTTGACCATAGCCTAATTTCCCTCCCCAGAATCCATCCTCCTTCAGGTCCGTGGCCTAAGTGGAATACTCATGAACTCTATGACCTCAATACCACCAGTAGCCTCCAAGGAGGAGATACTGGCCACCAAAGAACATGTTCTGGAGACCTTCTATCCCATTGCGCCTACAATCGATCTTCAGGAGGTGAATGTGTACAAAGAGCTCAATGATACAGGTCAGTGTTGATGATGATTGTCTGTGTTTAGGTTAACTTGGGAGTCCTTGTCCTTCTGGGGCAGCTGAGAGTTGGGAGTGTGTGGGAATGAGGGGACAGAGGAATGGGCACAGGTTTGCAGTGCAAGTGCTCCAGACCTGTGGTGAGTATTTTGTTGCCTAAGCAGGACTGAGGACAAGAACGTAAACCACTGCAAACTACTTGAATAGTTCCTGAAGATAATGGGAGAAAACCTTGGCTGCATTGTGTCTTCCTGAGCAGTTTCTGACATGAGTATGTGCCCTTTAGGTTTCAGAGATGGTTATCCCTACTCTCATCCTCACACCCTGTTCTTCCTGGAGTCTGCCAACGTTCGCACTGACAGGTTCAGACCAGAACAGCTCCGTGCTAAAATGCTGATGTTTGCTTTTGGCAACGCGCTGGCCAAGGCCAGGGTGCTCCATGGGGTGCGTAtgggaggctgctgctgggcctctctttttcctctgctgctgcagccagtgctgggagGCCTGAAAGCCCCTCACAGTAATTTTCACATCTAAGCTTCCCAGTCCAGTGGTGAAAACCCAGCCTTCAGAAATCCACTGCAGTGTGCATGTTTGTAATGCAGAAGGGTGGTATGGGCAGGAACCAGGGAGTAAGTTCAGCTGTAAAACTCTTAACCCATCCCACAGCTCAGTATGTAAATTGACAGTTCATTGCTGGCTGAAGGaggaattttaattaaaatacaaaatctgcATTCAAAACTAGTTTGGCTAGAGTAATTTTCTGGGCAAGGTaacaatatatttattaaagTCTTGGCCTTAAACCAACCCAAAGATGCAGAATCAGCAAGTACTCATACAATTTCTGTTGTAACTAGCTTTTGAAACATTCTCCCCCACATGCCCCTTCTTTTCCTAGAATGATCCCAAGGTTTTGGAGCAGCCAATAGTGGTGCAAAGCATTGGCACAGACGGACAGCTCTTCCAATTCATGGTGTTCCAGTTAAATACAACAGACCTCGTCTCTAATGATGGCATAAAAAATCTAGTCTGGATTGACTCTGATCAGAACCTGTATGAGAGAGCCCAGTGTGTCCCAGAAATCAAGAAGAGAGTTGTTACGGTAAGGAAAACTTGGGAAACGGTCGTGGAAATGGTGCCCTTTCACCAGAGCTGGGGGTCtgggagctggcacagagctgcagtgggTTTTAAACCAGCTAGAGGGGACCTGAAGTGAACATTTGACTCATTTTTACTTAAGCAGGTGTTTCTGAGGGGACCAGTTCCTGAGTATTTGTAGTGCTGATGTGCAACATGCCAAGATTTATGTGAACTCCTAGATACAGATACCCCCTGCTGTAATCCACCATCTCATCATGTGCTTGTTTAAAACCAGCTCTGAGGAAAGGAGCACTCACAAGTGACTGTCAGCCTCTTTGGGGAGTAAATGGAGCACAGGGCTGCTTGTACTGGTTATACTGGGAGGGCTCCTCACTCACAGGCAAAGGGGTTCTGCCCTCTGAGATTGACACCAGTGGAAGTACCCCTACACAAACCCTTCTGGGAAGGGAGAGCGCAGTTTGGAAGCTGCCATGCCTGAAAGTCTTATTCAAGCATGTTTAAAGCCGTTGTTTGTCTACATTAATCACTTCACTGCAAACTGAGCATCCGTGTCTTTCTCTGCAGAAGCCCGCTGGAATTTCTGGCTTTCAGCCAGACACATTCAAGAAGTTTCTGGCACTGTATCTGCATGGAACTGTGTGAAATTCAGCtcaaatgaaaatacttcaCCAACTGtacctgctgcttc from Cinclus cinclus chromosome 8, bCinCin1.1, whole genome shotgun sequence harbors:
- the MRPL37 gene encoding large ribosomal subunit protein mL37 gives rise to the protein MVVMAAGPMALRRGVAAAAAARGLTRGILTRAGRPRHRAALPRTPWTVRGPPPEVLAEMVEPRPVREQVQLDTVTYAERLHYVPGLARPRFPPWDRGWRDPWHSPGPRYEEMPLYKERECYICHQGVRMLEGVRQAQWLTKTKLVEGLPPAVQGIVDNPALGFQELEERVKRVVFHARLWDTTEAAPRREKYCPVLFENLIHICRLMSGKYPSLSKRMLARNCRIAATWERESILLQVRGLSGILMNSMTSIPPVASKEEILATKEHVLETFYPIAPTIDLQEVNVYKELNDTGFRDGYPYSHPHTLFFLESANVRTDRFRPEQLRAKMLMFAFGNALAKARVLHGNDPKVLEQPIVVQSIGTDGQLFQFMVFQLNTTDLVSNDGIKNLVWIDSDQNLYERAQCVPEIKKRVVTKPAGISGFQPDTFKKFLALYLHGTV